A stretch of Geomonas oryzisoli DNA encodes these proteins:
- a CDS encoding chemotaxis protein CheW has translation MAVETITETTQYLTFKLEDELFALDIGKVREVLDFTSITKVPQTPDYMRGVINLRGSVVPVVDLRLKFGMAMAEQTVNTCVIIVEVELEGEKVVMGAMADAVQEVMDLEPDQIEPPPRIGTKLNTDFIKGMGKHNEQFIIILDIDKVFTSGELEMVQELEGAAA, from the coding sequence ATGGCGGTCGAGACAATCACGGAAACTACCCAGTATCTGACCTTCAAGCTGGAGGACGAGCTGTTCGCCCTGGACATCGGCAAGGTGCGCGAGGTGCTGGATTTCACGTCCATCACCAAGGTGCCGCAGACGCCGGACTACATGCGCGGCGTCATCAACCTGCGCGGCAGCGTGGTCCCGGTGGTGGACCTGCGCCTGAAGTTCGGCATGGCGATGGCTGAGCAGACGGTCAACACCTGCGTCATCATCGTCGAGGTGGAACTGGAAGGCGAAAAGGTGGTCATGGGAGCCATGGCCGACGCGGTCCAGGAGGTCATGGACCTGGAGCCGGACCAGATCGAGCCGCCGCCGCGTATCGGCACCAAGCTCAACACCGACTTCATCAAGGGGATGGGCAAGCACAACGAGCAGTTCATCATCATCCTGGACATCGACAAGGTGTTCACCAGCGGCGAACTGGAAATGGTCCAGGAGCTGGAAGGGGCCGCGGCTTAG
- a CDS encoding methyl-accepting chemotaxis protein codes for MKWFNDMKIGGKILAVVASVLLLATALGIFSIWQLARLNRDTVEVTTQWLPGVNALDDMRIGMGDVRNAEFQHVLATSQEEMKKLEKTLEEELAGIKKVTGQYEKLADTPEEKKNLQEFTTEWGQYLADHQKVIEFSRQNKKQQALALLQGDGAKSFSEAVVSIEKGVAMNDKGAEEAAHRATQTYQSSRWMIIAALVAAVLIGALLAVLVSRMISRALGTGVQIAEKLACGDLSVSIAETGKDETGQLLQAMQTMVASIKALVADTMDLSAAAMEGKLASRADASRHQGAYREVVEGVNGTLDAVIGPLNVAAEYVERISKGNMPPEIREEYKGDFNEIKNNLNVLIRATDTITAAAREVADGNLTVTITERSAEDELMRSLGNMVGKLSEVVNDVKNASDNVAAGSQQMSSSAEQMSQGATEQAAAAEEASSSMEEMSSNIRQNADNALQTEKIAVKSAADAQEGGKAVAQTVSAMKEIAGKISIIEEIARQTNLLALNAAIEAARAGEHGKGFAVVASEVRKLAERSQKAAAEISDLSSSSVEVAETAGAMLSNMLPDIQRTAGLVQEITAASREQDTGAEQINKAIQQLDQVIQQNASAAEEMSATAEELASQSEQLQHTISFFRVAHTASTAAAPRKAAAKPAKKAAAPARSLTHAAPHAVHLDLNDEAFESF; via the coding sequence ATGAAATGGTTCAATGACATGAAGATCGGCGGGAAAATCCTGGCGGTCGTAGCGTCGGTACTGCTGCTCGCCACGGCACTGGGGATCTTCTCCATCTGGCAGCTGGCACGCCTGAACCGTGACACGGTCGAGGTAACAACGCAATGGCTGCCGGGCGTCAATGCACTGGACGACATGCGCATCGGCATGGGCGACGTACGCAACGCAGAATTCCAGCACGTCCTGGCCACGTCCCAGGAAGAGATGAAAAAACTCGAGAAGACCCTGGAAGAGGAGTTGGCCGGCATCAAAAAGGTAACGGGGCAGTACGAGAAGCTGGCCGACACCCCCGAGGAGAAAAAGAACCTGCAGGAGTTCACGACCGAATGGGGCCAGTACCTGGCGGACCACCAGAAGGTGATCGAGTTTTCCCGGCAGAACAAGAAGCAGCAGGCCCTGGCGCTTTTGCAGGGAGACGGCGCCAAGAGCTTCAGCGAGGCGGTGGTCTCCATCGAGAAGGGCGTGGCCATGAACGACAAGGGGGCGGAGGAGGCGGCGCACCGCGCGACCCAAACCTACCAGAGCTCCCGCTGGATGATCATCGCCGCCCTGGTGGCTGCGGTTCTGATCGGGGCGTTGCTGGCGGTCCTGGTCTCGCGCATGATCAGCCGTGCGCTCGGCACCGGGGTCCAGATCGCGGAAAAGCTGGCCTGCGGCGACCTCTCCGTCTCCATCGCGGAGACCGGGAAGGACGAGACGGGGCAGCTGCTGCAGGCCATGCAGACCATGGTGGCGAGCATCAAGGCGCTGGTGGCGGACACCATGGACCTCTCCGCGGCCGCGATGGAAGGGAAACTGGCCAGCCGCGCCGACGCCTCCCGGCACCAGGGCGCCTATCGCGAGGTCGTGGAAGGGGTCAACGGCACCCTCGACGCGGTGATCGGCCCGCTCAACGTGGCAGCCGAATACGTGGAGCGTATCTCCAAGGGGAACATGCCGCCCGAGATCAGGGAAGAGTACAAAGGTGACTTCAACGAGATCAAGAACAACCTGAACGTGCTGATCCGGGCCACCGACACCATCACCGCCGCAGCGAGGGAGGTGGCCGACGGCAACCTCACCGTCACCATCACCGAACGCTCCGCCGAGGACGAGCTGATGCGCTCGCTGGGCAACATGGTCGGCAAGCTCTCCGAGGTGGTCAACGACGTCAAGAATGCATCGGACAACGTCGCGGCAGGCAGCCAGCAGATGTCCTCCAGCGCAGAGCAGATGTCGCAGGGGGCCACCGAGCAGGCCGCAGCCGCGGAGGAGGCCTCCTCCTCCATGGAAGAGATGTCTTCCAACATCAGACAGAACGCGGATAACGCCCTGCAGACCGAGAAGATCGCGGTCAAGTCCGCGGCGGATGCGCAGGAGGGGGGCAAGGCGGTGGCACAGACGGTGTCCGCAATGAAAGAGATCGCAGGCAAGATCTCCATCATCGAGGAGATCGCGCGGCAGACCAACCTCCTGGCACTGAACGCCGCCATCGAGGCGGCGCGCGCCGGCGAGCACGGCAAGGGGTTCGCCGTGGTCGCGTCCGAGGTGAGAAAGCTGGCCGAGCGTTCCCAGAAGGCTGCGGCGGAGATCTCGGATCTCTCCTCTTCGAGCGTCGAGGTGGCCGAAACCGCCGGGGCCATGCTCTCCAACATGCTGCCGGACATCCAGAGGACGGCCGGACTGGTGCAGGAGATCACCGCCGCCAGCAGAGAACAGGACACCGGCGCCGAGCAGATCAACAAAGCGATCCAGCAGCTCGACCAGGTGATCCAGCAGAACGCCTCGGCCGCCGAGGAGATGTCGGCCACCGCGGAAGAGCTCGCCTCGCAGTCGGAGCAGCTGCAGCACACCATCAGCTTCTTCAGGGTGGCCCACACCGCCTCGACGGCTGCCGCACCGCGCAAGGCGGCTGCCAAGCCGGCCAAGAAGGCTGCCGCGCCGGCCCGTTCGCTCACCCACGCCGCTCCTCACGCCGTCCACCTGGACCTGAACGACGAGGCATTCGAAAGCTTCTAA
- a CDS encoding pyridoxamine 5'-phosphate oxidase family protein — translation MDDTMRRKDRQLSAQVANEILEKGSVCQLAMAAQGEPYLVTLNYGYRDSTMYFHCARAGRKLEVIEQNNRVCFTVVEHGPVLPAEKPCDFTMKFRSVVGFGTARVIDGYRDKCEALGIIMAQYAPGETFQFPEGTLAATTVFAVDISSMAAKSNL, via the coding sequence ATGGACGACACGATGAGAAGAAAGGACCGTCAGCTCTCGGCACAGGTAGCCAACGAGATCCTCGAGAAGGGAAGCGTCTGCCAGCTGGCAATGGCGGCACAGGGTGAGCCCTACCTGGTGACCCTCAATTACGGCTACCGCGACTCGACCATGTACTTCCACTGTGCCAGGGCAGGCAGGAAGCTGGAGGTGATCGAGCAGAACAACCGGGTCTGCTTCACCGTGGTCGAGCACGGCCCGGTGCTGCCGGCGGAGAAGCCTTGCGACTTCACCATGAAATTCCGCAGCGTGGTCGGGTTCGGCACCGCGCGGGTGATCGACGGCTACCGGGACAAGTGCGAGGCGCTCGGTATAATCATGGCTCAGTACGCTCCCGGTGAGACCTTCCAGTTCCCGGAGGGGACCCTGGCAGCAACGACGGTGTTCGCCGTCGACATCTCCTCCATGGCAGCCAAGAGCAACCTTTGA
- the buk gene encoding butyrate kinase: MNILAIDPGSTSTKVGVQRAGKLVKATIEHPRCDIESFHAVMEQLDYRMEHLVRYLRETGAEQLHWDAVVGRGGLVRPVPSGVYLVEDHLLADLMRGVNGEHAANLGGVMAHAVATRQGVPAYVVDPPVIDEMWPVARISGMAGIERRSMFHALNQKAVARDVARELGKPYQELNLIVAHLGGGITVGAHRLGLVVDVNNGLNGDGPFSPERTGGLPVIGVLQLVEQGAFTTEQLKSIVARKGGVFSYLGTVDLREAEESAQQGDRWAALVLEAMVYQIAKEIGALAAALSGEVDGIVLTGGLAFSRTVVAGVRQRVAFIAPLFVRPGEFEIEALVEGACRVLSGAEQARRYPGGADEDRA, from the coding sequence ATGAACATCCTGGCCATCGATCCCGGTTCCACGTCGACCAAGGTAGGGGTGCAGCGCGCGGGGAAGCTGGTCAAGGCGACCATCGAGCACCCCCGCTGCGACATCGAGAGCTTCCACGCCGTGATGGAACAGCTGGACTACCGGATGGAGCACCTGGTGCGCTACCTGCGCGAGACCGGCGCCGAACAGCTGCACTGGGACGCGGTGGTCGGGCGGGGCGGCCTGGTCCGCCCGGTGCCCAGCGGCGTCTACCTCGTGGAGGATCACCTCCTTGCGGACCTCATGCGGGGAGTGAACGGCGAGCACGCGGCGAACCTGGGCGGTGTCATGGCCCACGCGGTTGCGACCCGCCAGGGGGTACCGGCCTACGTGGTGGACCCGCCGGTGATCGACGAGATGTGGCCGGTGGCCCGCATCTCCGGCATGGCGGGCATCGAGCGGCGCAGCATGTTCCACGCCCTGAACCAGAAGGCGGTGGCGCGCGATGTGGCGCGGGAATTGGGCAAGCCGTACCAGGAGCTGAACCTTATCGTGGCGCATCTCGGCGGCGGCATCACCGTGGGGGCGCACCGCTTGGGGCTCGTGGTGGACGTGAACAACGGCCTCAACGGTGACGGCCCCTTCTCGCCGGAGCGGACCGGCGGGCTGCCGGTGATCGGCGTGTTGCAGCTCGTGGAGCAGGGGGCCTTCACCACCGAGCAGTTGAAGAGCATCGTGGCGCGCAAGGGGGGCGTCTTCTCCTACCTCGGCACCGTCGACCTGCGCGAGGCGGAGGAAAGCGCGCAGCAGGGGGACCGCTGGGCGGCCCTGGTGCTGGAGGCCATGGTGTACCAGATCGCCAAGGAGATCGGCGCCTTGGCCGCCGCCCTTTCCGGGGAGGTCGACGGCATCGTCCTCACCGGCGGGCTTGCCTTCAGCCGGACCGTGGTGGCGGGGGTGCGGCAGCGGGTTGCCTTCATCGCGCCGCTGTTCGTGCGGCCGGGGGAGTTCGAGATCGAAGCGCTGGTCGAGGGGGCTTGCAGGGTCCTCTCCGGCGCCGAACAGGCGCGGCGCTACCCGGGAGGAGCCGATGAAGATCGGGCCTAA
- a CDS encoding phosphate acyltransferase, with product MKIGPNLRAVVAARGVPMDEVREALGWDRETLDRVLADRLSPGISELLRLATFLGVGISQLLGGDQESRQRAVKTGKDERIGVDRRNALHYESLAQSFAGRHLEPFVVDLYRAPETEPDLSRHPGEEFLFVLSGELQVTVDGEPFHLEAGDSLYFDSLLPHVLVSLSEHTRLMAVLYKGESMLQLTKGHGMKSLIEAARLAPRQKVVLVCPDPGSLKAVNKGIEEGILEAAFLVGDPDRVRHSCADLLIFEKQYRFVPVGAGDDHEREAARIGVELVASGQGDLLMKGGINTAVLMKAVLAKETGIGTGRRLSNVSIFELPGVERLIFLTDPAINPELFAHQEAASAIDIIENAIEVARALGVERPKVALLEANEVPSANIPTTLLEQELSRRNFPQADVYGPLSYDLALYPDSVRKKGLTGNPVAGQADIIVVPHISGGNFLYKSWVFTMGAEVANVVLGARAPIILTSRSDSELTKFLTICASSLYGHYLRRQE from the coding sequence ATGAAGATCGGGCCTAATCTGAGGGCGGTGGTCGCCGCCAGGGGCGTGCCGATGGACGAGGTGCGCGAGGCGCTGGGGTGGGACCGGGAGACCCTGGACCGGGTGCTGGCGGACCGGCTTTCCCCGGGCATCTCGGAACTGTTGCGGCTCGCCACCTTCCTGGGAGTCGGCATCTCGCAGCTTTTGGGGGGCGACCAGGAGTCGCGGCAGCGCGCGGTGAAGACCGGCAAGGACGAGCGGATCGGCGTGGACCGCCGTAACGCCCTGCACTACGAGAGCCTGGCGCAGTCCTTCGCCGGACGGCATCTTGAGCCTTTCGTGGTGGATCTGTACCGCGCCCCGGAAACGGAGCCGGACCTGAGCCGGCATCCCGGCGAGGAGTTCCTGTTCGTCCTCTCCGGGGAACTGCAGGTCACCGTGGACGGCGAGCCCTTTCACCTGGAGGCGGGCGATTCCCTCTACTTCGACTCGCTTTTGCCGCACGTGCTGGTCTCCCTCAGTGAACACACCCGGCTCATGGCGGTGCTCTACAAGGGCGAGTCCATGCTGCAGCTCACCAAGGGGCACGGCATGAAGAGCCTCATCGAGGCGGCGAGACTCGCCCCGCGCCAGAAGGTGGTGCTGGTCTGCCCGGACCCCGGTTCGCTCAAGGCGGTGAACAAGGGGATCGAGGAGGGGATCCTGGAGGCTGCCTTCCTGGTGGGGGATCCGGACCGGGTGCGGCACTCCTGCGCCGATCTGTTGATCTTCGAGAAGCAGTACCGCTTCGTCCCGGTCGGCGCCGGTGACGACCACGAGCGGGAGGCGGCGCGCATCGGCGTGGAGCTGGTGGCCTCCGGGCAGGGGGATCTCCTCATGAAGGGGGGGATCAACACCGCCGTCCTGATGAAGGCGGTCCTCGCCAAGGAGACCGGGATCGGTACCGGCAGACGGCTCTCCAACGTGAGCATCTTCGAGCTTCCCGGCGTGGAACGGCTCATCTTCCTGACCGACCCCGCCATCAACCCCGAGCTCTTCGCGCACCAGGAGGCCGCCTCGGCCATCGACATCATCGAGAACGCCATCGAGGTGGCGCGCGCCCTCGGTGTCGAGCGTCCCAAGGTGGCGCTTTTGGAAGCGAACGAGGTCCCTTCCGCCAACATACCGACCACGCTATTGGAGCAGGAGCTTTCCCGGCGCAACTTCCCGCAGGCGGACGTCTACGGTCCGCTCTCCTACGACCTGGCGCTCTACCCCGACTCGGTCCGCAAGAAGGGGCTGACCGGCAACCCGGTGGCGGGACAGGCCGACATCATCGTGGTGCCCCACATCTCGGGAGGCAATTTCCTCTACAAGAGCTGGGTCTTCACCATGGGGGCGGAGGTCGCCAACGTGGTTTTGGGCGCCCGGGCCCCCATCATCCTCACCTCCCGAAGCGACAGCGAGCTCACCAAGTTCCTCACCATCTGCGCCAGCTCCCTCTACGGCCACTACCTGCGCCGGCAGGAGTGA
- a CDS encoding glycerophosphodiester phosphodiesterase, with amino-acid sequence MPSTPLIIGHRGASRDAPENTLASFRLAFAQGADGLEADFRLTRDGRVVCLHDAGTLRTAGENLEVAGATLAQLQRLDAGRWKGEQWRGERIPTLSQVLELLPAGKRLFIELKCGAEIIDPLSAELARAAVPADRIRFLAFDHLLVAALKQRLPDHRACWLCDYRWRGGWHPSAGEVLSRLAEIGADGLASRDRAILDASLVVQLRQRGLEIHVWTVDSAKDARRLCGLGVDSIMTNRPGWLRRALDLPQERA; translated from the coding sequence ATGCCCAGCACCCCGCTCATCATCGGCCACCGCGGCGCCTCCCGTGACGCTCCCGAAAACACACTCGCCTCCTTCCGGCTCGCCTTCGCCCAGGGGGCGGACGGCCTCGAGGCCGATTTCCGGCTCACCCGGGACGGCCGCGTCGTCTGCCTGCACGACGCCGGCACCTTGCGCACCGCCGGGGAGAACCTGGAGGTGGCCGGGGCGACCCTGGCCCAGCTGCAGCGCCTGGACGCAGGGCGCTGGAAGGGAGAGCAGTGGCGGGGCGAGCGCATCCCGACGCTCTCCCAGGTGCTCGAGCTGCTGCCGGCCGGCAAGAGGCTCTTCATCGAGCTCAAGTGCGGGGCCGAGATCATCGACCCCTTGAGCGCGGAGCTGGCCCGCGCCGCCGTCCCGGCCGACCGCATCCGTTTCCTCGCCTTCGACCACCTGCTGGTGGCAGCACTCAAACAACGCCTCCCCGACCATCGCGCCTGCTGGCTGTGCGACTACCGCTGGCGCGGCGGCTGGCACCCCTCGGCCGGGGAGGTGCTCTCCCGGCTCGCAGAAATCGGCGCCGACGGCCTCGCCAGCCGTGACCGTGCCATACTGGACGCTTCGCTGGTAGTGCAGCTGCGGCAACGGGGGCTGGAAATCCACGTCTGGACCGTCGATTCCGCGAAGGACGCCCGCAGGCTCTGCGGCCTCGGCGTCGACTCCATCATGACCAACCGCCCGGGATGGCTGCGCCGCGCCCTGGACCTGCCGCAGGAGAGAGCATGA
- a CDS encoding alpha/beta fold hydrolase, producing MNRKAYLATGRMIAMLQGFSKLRVNVHGKEHIPEGPVVFVVNHFTRIETVLLPYHIYRLTRIPVWSLADASLFAGPLGRFLDLMGAVSTRNPDRDRVIVKTLLTGEASWIVFPEGRMVKDKELFRKRLLLPSSGVRPRSGAATVALRTEFYRQRMLRLQGVAPEEVARLQGMFQIPDLGPLKKGKCHIVPVNITYYPLRARENALSRLTELFLGEAPQHLKEEILTEGSMLLSGVDIDIRFGSPIDPSSYLMSRDVEADIVSTASYGFDDRLPSLSEMKHAANRLMQRYMSSIYSLTTVNHDHLFASLLRAFPFKSIDEDDFRRRVFLLTKVCLRDTTCRLHQSLSTDQVSLLTDDRYHKYREFRELALEKGVVVQKEGELVKDRAKFSAPFEMQRARIDNPIGVIANEVLPLTQLQREVHLTAWLPVWLVRKKVAQILETQALEEFDADYRKYYREGESKESEVGMPVLLKGSSRRLGVVLVHGLLSVPAQMLELARYLQKKGLWVYLVRLKGHGTSPEDLALRNGSDWVQSVDLGYALMKAQCDRVVIGGFSFGGGVALDCASRVGDAAAVFAVCPPQRLLDISSRFAPAVTVWNRVMDVFSYQWAKKEFVESVPERPELNYSRIPVSALRAMERFMSELEPKLAGIRTPVLVLQSEGDPVVDPRGSQRLFEMLGSEHKSYRRFPLKRHGILAGAGSEEVHAAVGAFLDTMLGTGGVGNAPAQG from the coding sequence ATGAACCGCAAGGCATACCTCGCCACCGGCCGCATGATCGCGATGCTGCAGGGGTTCTCCAAGCTCAGGGTGAACGTCCACGGCAAGGAGCACATCCCCGAAGGTCCCGTCGTGTTCGTGGTGAACCATTTCACCCGCATCGAGACGGTGCTGCTCCCCTACCACATCTACCGCCTGACCAGGATCCCGGTCTGGTCCCTGGCCGACGCCTCCCTGTTCGCGGGTCCGCTGGGGCGCTTTCTGGACCTGATGGGGGCGGTCTCCACCAGGAACCCGGACCGCGACCGCGTCATCGTCAAGACCCTGCTCACCGGCGAGGCCAGCTGGATCGTCTTCCCCGAGGGGAGGATGGTGAAGGACAAGGAGCTGTTCAGAAAGCGCCTGCTGCTTCCCTCCAGCGGGGTGCGTCCCCGCTCCGGCGCCGCGACGGTCGCGCTGCGCACCGAGTTCTACCGCCAGAGGATGCTGCGGCTGCAGGGGGTGGCCCCGGAAGAGGTGGCGAGGCTCCAGGGGATGTTCCAGATCCCCGACCTCGGGCCGCTCAAGAAGGGGAAGTGTCACATCGTCCCGGTGAACATCACCTACTACCCGCTGCGCGCCCGGGAGAACGCGCTCAGCAGGCTCACCGAGCTCTTCCTGGGGGAGGCCCCGCAGCACCTGAAGGAGGAGATCCTCACCGAGGGGAGCATGCTCCTCTCCGGGGTGGACATCGACATACGCTTCGGCAGCCCCATCGACCCCTCCTCCTACCTCATGAGCAGGGATGTCGAGGCCGACATCGTCTCCACCGCGAGTTACGGCTTCGACGACCGGCTCCCGTCGCTCTCCGAGATGAAGCATGCGGCGAACCGCCTCATGCAGCGCTACATGAGCAGCATCTACAGCCTCACCACGGTGAACCACGACCATCTCTTCGCCTCACTGCTGCGGGCCTTTCCCTTCAAGTCGATCGATGAGGACGACTTCCGGCGCAGGGTGTTCCTGCTGACCAAGGTCTGCCTGCGGGATACCACCTGCCGACTGCACCAAAGCCTCAGCACCGACCAGGTGTCGCTTTTGACCGACGACCGCTACCACAAGTACCGCGAGTTCCGGGAGCTGGCGCTGGAGAAGGGGGTGGTGGTGCAAAAAGAGGGCGAACTGGTGAAGGACCGGGCCAAGTTCTCCGCCCCGTTCGAGATGCAGCGCGCCCGGATCGACAACCCCATCGGCGTCATCGCCAACGAGGTGCTCCCCCTGACCCAACTGCAGCGCGAGGTGCACCTGACGGCGTGGCTGCCGGTCTGGCTGGTGCGCAAGAAGGTGGCGCAGATCCTGGAAACCCAGGCCCTCGAGGAATTCGACGCGGACTACCGGAAGTACTACCGAGAGGGGGAAAGCAAGGAGAGCGAGGTGGGGATGCCCGTGCTCCTGAAGGGGAGCTCGCGCAGGCTCGGCGTGGTGTTGGTGCACGGCCTCCTCTCGGTCCCGGCCCAGATGCTGGAGCTCGCCCGCTACCTGCAAAAAAAGGGGCTCTGGGTCTACCTGGTGCGCCTGAAAGGGCACGGCACCTCGCCGGAGGACCTGGCCCTGAGAAACGGCAGCGACTGGGTGCAGTCGGTGGATCTGGGCTACGCCCTCATGAAGGCCCAGTGCGACCGGGTCGTGATCGGCGGCTTCTCCTTCGGCGGCGGGGTGGCGCTCGACTGCGCCAGCCGCGTCGGGGATGCGGCGGCGGTGTTCGCCGTCTGTCCGCCGCAGCGGCTATTGGACATCTCCTCGCGTTTCGCGCCGGCGGTCACGGTCTGGAACCGGGTCATGGACGTCTTCAGCTACCAGTGGGCCAAGAAGGAGTTCGTCGAGAGCGTCCCGGAGCGCCCGGAGCTCAACTACTCCAGGATACCGGTCAGCGCCCTGCGGGCCATGGAGCGCTTCATGAGCGAACTGGAGCCCAAGCTCGCCGGGATCCGGACCCCGGTCCTGGTGCTGCAGTCCGAGGGGGATCCGGTGGTCGATCCGCGCGGCTCGCAGCGGCTCTTCGAGATGCTGGGGAGCGAGCACAAGAGCTACCGGAGGTTCCCGCTCAAGCGGCACGGCATCCTGGCCGGCGCCGGGTCCGAGGAGGTGCATGCCGCGGTGGGTGCCTTTCTCGACACCATGCTCGGCACGGGAGGCGTCGGCAACGCCCCGGCGCAGGGGTAG
- a CDS encoding HAD family hydrolase, which yields MGNDNWQGILQKQHWVFDLDGTLTVAIHDFVHIRSVLGVPQGSDILGHLAALPEAEGHQARALLQSIEEELAGRTEPAEGALELVQLLHERGTRIGVLTRNTRENALTTLSRIGLMSFIGEGDVLGRDDARAKPDPDGIHKLACRWGVSPAALVMVGDYAFDLETGRAAGAGTVHVDPARAFRWPELTDLAVGSLAELARALQASVSSSWSAICTISS from the coding sequence ATGGGAAACGACAACTGGCAGGGGATATTGCAGAAGCAGCACTGGGTCTTCGACCTGGACGGCACCCTCACCGTGGCCATCCACGACTTCGTCCACATCAGGAGCGTGCTGGGGGTCCCGCAGGGGAGCGACATCCTGGGGCACCTGGCCGCTCTACCGGAAGCGGAGGGACACCAGGCCCGGGCGCTGTTGCAGTCGATCGAGGAAGAGCTGGCGGGGCGCACGGAACCGGCCGAGGGGGCGCTGGAGCTGGTGCAGTTGCTGCACGAGCGCGGCACCCGGATCGGGGTCCTCACCCGCAACACCAGGGAGAACGCGCTCACCACGCTGTCGCGTATCGGGCTCATGAGTTTCATCGGGGAGGGGGACGTGCTGGGGCGGGACGACGCCCGGGCCAAGCCCGACCCGGACGGGATCCACAAACTCGCGTGCCGCTGGGGAGTCTCCCCCGCGGCACTGGTGATGGTTGGTGATTATGCCTTCGATCTTGAGACCGGTCGCGCGGCCGGCGCCGGCACCGTTCACGTCGACCCTGCCCGCGCCTTCCGCTGGCCCGAGCTCACCGACCTCGCGGTGGGGAGCCTGGCCGAACTGGCGCGGGCGCTTCAGGCCAGCGTCTCCAGCTCGTGGTCGGCTATCTGCACGATCTCGTCGTAG
- a CDS encoding GSU0071 family protein, translating to MSKETVDEAIDMYVKERMSKGKEKASTHFLASLYLKEQSEGIIECMRRVRGLTRYYMDLTKVMLNPFKGPEVAWLFSMVNIAVYACFLLSVEEQRLLGIALLSGTLVNGGYLIHAMTRKWCDMHVMLAIYDEIVQIADHELETLA from the coding sequence ATGAGTAAAGAGACAGTCGACGAAGCAATCGATATGTACGTGAAAGAAAGGATGTCGAAGGGGAAAGAGAAAGCCAGCACCCATTTCCTTGCCAGCCTGTATCTGAAGGAACAAAGCGAAGGGATCATCGAGTGCATGCGCAGGGTGCGTGGGCTCACCCGCTACTACATGGACCTCACCAAGGTGATGCTCAACCCGTTCAAGGGGCCGGAGGTGGCATGGCTCTTTTCCATGGTGAACATCGCGGTCTACGCGTGTTTCCTGCTGTCGGTCGAGGAGCAGAGGCTGCTGGGGATCGCGCTTCTTTCCGGCACCCTGGTGAACGGCGGCTACCTGATCCACGCCATGACCAGGAAGTGGTGCGACATGCACGTCATGCTGGCCATCTACGACGAGATCGTGCAGATAGCCGACCACGAGCTGGAGACGCTGGCCTGA
- the rsgA gene encoding ribosome small subunit-dependent GTPase A, with translation MGNKKQQGNDTAENGLIVSHFGVAVEVLFETGERRMVKVKRNSGHVVGDQVTVVGEVLHRRARRTELSRRDARGGIHLVAANLDVLGVVLAPGTPSGFLDRAVVAARAAGLSPFVVLNKCDLPESEELGAMIGSVYGAILPLFTLSAVTGAGIEPLRDFLRQGHRGAFVGTTGVGKSSLMNALCPELNLKVGELSDYNWTGRHTTTVSSLHALPGGGELVDTPGFRDFGLVDITVSELAAWFPGFEALKDHRCRFNDCRHRREPGCAVRDEVGSGGISEERYQTYLVLLGEVEALEEAAQRRNWKK, from the coding sequence ATGGGGAACAAAAAACAGCAGGGCAACGACACCGCCGAGAACGGCCTGATCGTCTCCCATTTCGGGGTGGCGGTCGAGGTGCTCTTCGAGACGGGCGAGCGCCGCATGGTGAAGGTGAAGCGCAACTCCGGGCACGTGGTCGGCGACCAGGTCACGGTGGTCGGCGAGGTGCTGCACCGGCGTGCCAGGAGGACCGAGCTGAGCCGGCGCGACGCCCGGGGGGGCATCCACCTGGTCGCCGCCAACCTCGACGTGCTCGGCGTGGTGCTCGCTCCCGGCACCCCCTCCGGGTTCCTGGACCGCGCCGTCGTTGCCGCCCGCGCGGCCGGGCTGTCCCCCTTCGTCGTCCTCAACAAGTGCGACCTTCCCGAGTCCGAAGAGCTGGGTGCAATGATCGGCTCGGTCTACGGCGCCATCCTCCCCCTGTTCACCCTGAGCGCGGTCACCGGAGCGGGGATCGAGCCGCTGCGGGACTTCCTGCGCCAGGGGCACCGGGGCGCCTTCGTCGGCACCACCGGGGTGGGGAAGAGCTCCCTGATGAACGCGCTCTGCCCCGAGCTCAACCTGAAGGTGGGGGAACTCTCCGACTACAACTGGACCGGCAGGCACACCACCACCGTCTCGTCCCTGCACGCCCTTCCCGGCGGCGGCGAACTGGTCGATACCCCGGGCTTTCGCGACTTCGGGCTGGTGGACATCACCGTTTCCGAGCTGGCCGCCTGGTTCCCCGGCTTCGAAGCGCTTAAGGACCATCGTTGCCGCTTCAACGACTGCCGGCATCGGCGGGAGCCGGGCTGCGCGGTGCGCGACGAGGTCGGCTCGGGGGGGATCAGCGAGGAACGCTACCAGACCTACCTGGTGCTTTTGGGCGAGGTCGAGGCCCTGGAAGAGGCGGCGCAGCGCCGCAACTGGAAGAAATAG